One stretch of Labrenzia sp. CE80 DNA includes these proteins:
- the murG gene encoding undecaprenyldiphospho-muramoylpentapeptide beta-N-acetylglucosaminyltransferase has translation MTKTILLTAGGTAGHLFPAQALASELGRRGHIVELATDERADKYGDAFPARKVHIVASETLRGKSPVALAKTALSLFQGTLQARGIVKRLRPDVVVGFGGYPTFPPMFAARLTGTPSILHEANGVMGRANKMLARGATAIATSLKLSGLHSALLAKCVQTGNPVRDAVVEVAKAPYPALGPESPFQLLVFGGSQGARFFSDVLPPALEKLPDALRRKLKLVQQCRPEDLARVDKAYANMKVKAELQSFFKDMPKRIADSHLVISRSGASTVSELAVIGRPAILIPLPGALDQDQLANAETLAAVGGAWPIWQSELTPEKLADEIARLMSAPDVLKQAAEAAVGEGRPDAVGRLADLVEQVAAGANTFKGDGT, from the coding sequence ATGACTAAGACCATTTTGCTAACAGCGGGCGGCACTGCCGGCCACCTCTTTCCTGCCCAGGCGCTTGCCAGCGAACTTGGTCGTCGCGGCCATATTGTTGAACTGGCAACAGATGAGCGCGCCGACAAATACGGCGATGCGTTTCCAGCGCGAAAGGTGCATATCGTTGCGTCCGAGACGCTTCGCGGCAAATCTCCTGTCGCACTCGCCAAGACGGCACTCAGCCTGTTTCAGGGAACGCTGCAAGCACGCGGGATCGTCAAGCGACTGAGACCGGATGTCGTGGTCGGCTTCGGCGGCTATCCAACCTTTCCGCCCATGTTCGCCGCGCGGCTGACCGGAACACCATCCATCCTGCACGAAGCCAATGGCGTGATGGGCCGGGCCAACAAGATGCTGGCACGCGGGGCGACCGCAATTGCGACGAGCCTGAAGCTATCTGGTCTTCATTCGGCTCTCTTGGCCAAATGCGTCCAGACCGGAAATCCCGTTCGTGATGCGGTGGTCGAGGTCGCCAAAGCGCCTTATCCGGCATTGGGTCCTGAAAGCCCGTTCCAGCTTCTCGTGTTTGGCGGATCTCAGGGCGCGCGGTTCTTTTCTGACGTGCTGCCGCCGGCGCTGGAGAAACTGCCTGATGCTCTGCGGCGCAAGCTGAAGCTGGTGCAGCAGTGCCGTCCTGAAGATCTGGCCCGTGTCGACAAAGCCTATGCGAACATGAAGGTGAAGGCAGAGTTGCAGTCCTTTTTCAAGGATATGCCAAAGCGGATTGCAGATAGCCATCTGGTGATCAGTCGCTCGGGTGCGTCCACCGTGAGTGAGCTTGCCGTCATCGGCCGGCCAGCAATTTTGATCCCATTGCCAGGTGCGCTTGATCAGGACCAGTTGGCCAATGCAGAGACGCTGGCGGCCGTGGGCGGCGCTTGGCCGATCTGGCAGTCGGAGCTGACGCCCGAAAAGCTGGCAGATGAAATCGCGCGCCTGATGAGCGCGCCAGATGTTTTGAAACAGGCGGCAGAGGCCGCTGTTGGCGAGGGCCGACCGGATGCCGTCGGCCGTTTGGCCGATCTCGTGGAGCAGGTCGCCGCTGGCGCAAACACTTTCAAAGGAGACGGCACATGA
- the murC gene encoding UDP-N-acetylmuramate--L-alanine ligase — protein MKMPQDIGPVHFVGIGGIGMSGIAEVLKTLGYTVQGSDMAENANVVRLREHGIKVMVGHAAENLGNAEVLVVSSAIRKDNPELVAARERLIPVVRRAEMLAELMRFKQAIAVGGTHGKTTTTSMIAALLDAGSLDPTVINGGIINAYGTNARMGGGDWMVVEADESDGTFVKLPADVAVVTNIDPEHLDHYGDFAGVRAAFSQFVENVPFYGFAAMCLDHPDVQTLIGQIEDRRIVTYGTNPQSDVRFTDVSMDGGKSTFSVAIRDRRSGETVGLENLVLPMPGLHNVSNATAAIAVASQLGVGPDDIRKGLAAFGGVKRRFTHTGTAGGVDVFDDYAHHPVEIRAVLHAARESAKGKVIAVVQPHRYSRLESLFDDFSSCFNDADTVIVAPVYAAGEQPIEGAGHLDLVSGLKTRGHRSVYAIEGPEKLADLVHELAAPGDYVICLGAGNITQWAYALPDGLRRLQGGGA, from the coding sequence ATGAAAATGCCGCAGGATATCGGGCCGGTGCATTTCGTCGGCATCGGGGGCATCGGCATGAGCGGCATCGCCGAAGTGCTGAAGACGCTTGGCTATACGGTTCAGGGCTCGGACATGGCTGAAAACGCCAATGTTGTCCGCCTGCGTGAGCATGGCATCAAGGTGATGGTCGGTCATGCTGCCGAGAATCTTGGCAATGCCGAAGTTCTGGTGGTGTCTTCTGCGATCAGGAAGGACAATCCGGAGCTGGTCGCCGCGCGCGAGCGCTTGATCCCTGTCGTGCGCCGGGCCGAGATGCTGGCCGAGCTGATGCGATTCAAACAGGCCATTGCAGTTGGCGGCACTCACGGAAAGACCACGACCACATCCATGATTGCAGCGCTTCTGGATGCGGGTAGTCTTGATCCCACTGTGATCAACGGCGGCATCATCAACGCCTATGGCACAAATGCGCGCATGGGCGGCGGCGACTGGATGGTGGTCGAAGCCGACGAAAGTGATGGCACCTTCGTGAAGCTGCCTGCTGATGTGGCGGTGGTGACGAACATCGATCCTGAGCATCTGGATCACTACGGCGACTTTGCCGGCGTTCGAGCGGCCTTCAGCCAATTTGTCGAGAACGTGCCTTTCTATGGCTTTGCGGCCATGTGCCTTGACCATCCTGATGTGCAGACCCTGATCGGCCAGATTGAGGATCGCCGCATCGTCACTTATGGCACAAACCCCCAATCGGATGTCCGGTTCACGGATGTCTCGATGGACGGCGGAAAATCCACATTTTCTGTTGCGATCCGCGACCGGCGCAGTGGCGAGACCGTCGGGCTCGAAAATCTCGTTCTGCCGATGCCCGGGCTGCACAATGTTTCGAACGCAACGGCTGCCATCGCTGTGGCCTCACAGCTGGGCGTCGGGCCGGATGATATTCGCAAGGGTCTTGCCGCATTCGGCGGGGTCAAGCGACGCTTCACGCATACGGGCACCGCGGGCGGGGTCGACGTCTTTGATGACTATGCCCATCATCCGGTGGAAATCCGCGCGGTGCTGCACGCGGCGAGGGAGTCGGCCAAGGGCAAGGTGATTGCCGTTGTTCAGCCGCACCGCTACTCACGGCTGGAAAGCCTCTTTGATGATTTCTCAAGCTGCTTCAACGATGCGGACACGGTGATTGTCGCACCGGTGTATGCAGCAGGAGAACAGCCGATCGAGGGAGCGGGGCATCTCGACCTCGTGTCCGGTCTGAAAACGCGTGGACACCGTTCTGTGTATGCGATCGAAGGGCCGGAAAAGCTGGCTGATCTGGTGCATGAGCTGGCGGCACCTGGCGACTACGTCATTTGCCTCGGGGCAGGGAACATCACTCAGTGGGCCTATGCCTTGCCGGATGGTCTCAGGCGCTTGCAGGGGGGCGGTGCGTGA
- the murB gene encoding UDP-N-acetylmuramate dehydrogenase: protein MSFPDLLELHPDLGEGIRGKLTANQPLSAVTWFRVGGPAQLLFQPADEADLATFLSRLPEDIPVLPVGLGSNLLIRDGGLEGVVIRLSAKGFGGIEEVGTHRLKVGAAVPDKRLSEAAAKAGLGGFSFYTGIPGGVGGALRMNAGAHGTETRDRMVELIGIDRQGRRHVLSNADMNYAYRHSEAPKDMIFTEAVFEGEAVSEEVIRREMDEVVAHRERAQPIREKTGGSTFKNPPGTSAWKEVDAAGCRGLTVGGAQMSELHCNFMINTGQATGADLERLGETVRKRVFEHSGIRLEWEIKRLGHFGEGDAIEPFLGAYKEQG, encoded by the coding sequence GTGAGTTTTCCCGACCTCCTCGAACTTCACCCTGACCTCGGCGAGGGCATTCGCGGCAAACTGACCGCCAATCAGCCGCTGTCGGCGGTGACCTGGTTCCGCGTCGGCGGTCCGGCGCAGCTCCTGTTCCAGCCTGCAGATGAAGCTGATCTTGCAACTTTCCTGTCCCGGCTTCCCGAAGACATTCCTGTCCTGCCGGTTGGCCTTGGTTCCAATCTGCTGATCCGGGACGGCGGGCTTGAAGGTGTCGTGATCCGTCTCAGTGCCAAGGGGTTTGGCGGCATCGAAGAGGTCGGAACCCATCGTCTGAAAGTCGGTGCTGCTGTGCCCGATAAACGGCTCTCGGAGGCTGCGGCAAAGGCTGGTCTTGGCGGTTTTTCCTTCTACACGGGGATCCCTGGTGGCGTCGGAGGTGCCTTGCGCATGAACGCAGGCGCTCATGGCACGGAGACGCGCGACCGCATGGTTGAACTCATCGGCATCGACCGGCAGGGCCGGCGCCATGTGCTGAGCAATGCGGACATGAACTATGCTTATCGGCACTCCGAAGCGCCGAAGGACATGATCTTCACCGAGGCGGTCTTCGAGGGCGAGGCCGTATCGGAAGAGGTGATCCGCCGGGAGATGGACGAGGTTGTCGCGCATCGCGAGCGCGCCCAGCCGATCCGCGAAAAGACCGGTGGATCGACCTTCAAGAATCCGCCGGGCACTTCTGCCTGGAAAGAGGTCGACGCTGCGGGTTGCCGAGGTCTGACCGTAGGCGGTGCGCAGATGTCCGAGTTGCACTGCAATTTCATGATCAACACGGGTCAGGCCACCGGCGCCGACCTTGAGCGTCTCGGCGAGACCGTCCGCAAACGCGTGTTCGAGCATTCGGGCATTCGTCTTGAATGGGAAATCAAGCGGCTTGGCCATTTTGGTGAAGGCGATGCGATCGAGCCCTTTTTGGGTGCATACAAGGAGCAAGGCTGA
- a CDS encoding D-alanine--D-alanine ligase, with amino-acid sequence MSGKHVAVLMGGWVHERPVSLSTGTECADALEKAGYQVSRIDVDRNIAAVLKELAPDVVFNALHGPFGEDGCIQGVLEVLDIPYTHSGVMASALAMNKIKAKAVMSSAGVMVTQHLIVNRHDVGNQHPMDPPYVIKPINEGSSFGVLIVKEDQAHPPQELTGSDWPYPDVLMCERYIPGRELTCAVMGDRALGVIDIVPTGPGFYDFDAKYADGGSKHILPAKISPIVYQEVQTLALKAHQALGCRGVSRADFRFNEREDGTGELICLEVNTQPGMTPTSLVPELAAHEGIGFQDLVSWMVEEASCCR; translated from the coding sequence ATGTCCGGCAAACATGTTGCTGTCCTGATGGGCGGCTGGGTCCATGAGCGGCCTGTCAGCCTTTCAACTGGAACAGAATGTGCCGACGCCCTTGAAAAGGCGGGCTATCAGGTCAGCCGGATCGATGTGGACCGTAATATTGCGGCTGTTTTGAAGGAACTGGCGCCCGACGTGGTGTTCAACGCGCTTCACGGTCCTTTCGGCGAAGATGGATGCATTCAGGGCGTTCTGGAGGTGCTTGATATTCCCTACACCCATTCGGGTGTCATGGCCTCGGCGCTGGCGATGAACAAGATCAAGGCCAAAGCGGTCATGTCGTCGGCCGGTGTTATGGTTACTCAACACTTAATTGTGAATCGTCACGATGTGGGTAATCAGCACCCCATGGACCCTCCATATGTGATCAAACCGATCAACGAAGGATCGAGTTTTGGCGTGCTCATCGTGAAGGAAGATCAGGCCCATCCACCACAGGAGCTGACCGGCTCGGATTGGCCGTATCCTGACGTTTTGATGTGTGAACGCTACATCCCCGGGCGGGAGCTGACTTGTGCCGTAATGGGGGACCGGGCCCTTGGTGTGATCGACATCGTCCCCACCGGTCCAGGCTTCTATGACTTCGATGCGAAATATGCGGATGGAGGATCAAAACACATCCTTCCTGCAAAAATTTCACCGATTGTTTACCAAGAAGTACAGACACTGGCACTGAAGGCGCATCAGGCTCTTGGTTGCCGTGGTGTTTCGCGAGCGGACTTCCGATTCAACGAGCGGGAAGACGGCACTGGCGAGCTGATATGCCTCGAAGTGAACACACAACCAGGCATGACGCCTACTTCTCTGGTGCCCGAACTCGCGGCGCATGAGGGGATCGGTTTCCAGGACCTGGTCAGTTGGATGGTAGAGGAAGCAAGTTGCTGTCGCTAA
- a CDS encoding cell division protein FtsQ/DivIB — protein MDGRGSKLLSLRRKYERDELTPMEAELAPRGRGVSRLHRQPVWRAAGRLAQLPSWTGSAAALAFLSLTIGYGIVLGGYGREVSDALLSASGLGIETVKLSGQRETNEFQILEALEIQEGSSLVLFDAEAARERLTDIAWIKHASVMKLYPGTLQIKLDERIPYALWQRGELVSIINEQGDVITDEVDGRYANLLLVVNHGAQRRAGEIMAALDTVPELRSRVRAAFLVGQRRWDLMLENGISIRLPEKNVETALADVVEMDAESGLLARDIAAVDMRLADRVVVRLSDDAIARRKAGSGSDEKLVKLERDT, from the coding sequence TTGGATGGTAGAGGAAGCAAGTTGCTGTCGCTAAGGCGCAAATATGAACGAGACGAGCTCACTCCGATGGAGGCCGAACTGGCTCCGCGGGGACGCGGCGTGTCACGTTTGCACCGGCAGCCAGTCTGGCGTGCGGCGGGTCGTTTGGCCCAGCTGCCGAGTTGGACCGGTTCTGCGGCGGCGCTCGCCTTTTTGTCCCTCACCATCGGCTACGGTATCGTCCTTGGCGGCTATGGCAGGGAAGTGTCTGACGCACTTCTGTCCGCAAGCGGCCTCGGCATTGAGACCGTCAAGCTTTCCGGCCAGCGTGAAACCAATGAATTCCAGATCCTCGAAGCGCTCGAGATTCAGGAAGGGTCGTCTCTGGTTCTTTTTGATGCCGAGGCTGCGCGCGAGCGTCTGACCGATATCGCCTGGATCAAGCATGCGTCGGTCATGAAGCTTTATCCGGGCACGCTGCAGATCAAGCTCGACGAGCGGATTCCCTATGCGCTTTGGCAGCGGGGAGAACTCGTTTCGATCATCAATGAGCAGGGTGACGTGATTACCGATGAAGTGGATGGACGTTATGCCAATCTGCTTCTGGTGGTGAACCATGGCGCACAACGCAGGGCCGGTGAGATCATGGCCGCGCTCGATACGGTGCCTGAACTTCGCTCGCGCGTCCGGGCTGCCTTTCTGGTTGGACAACGCCGCTGGGATCTGATGCTGGAAAACGGCATTTCCATTCGCCTGCCGGAAAAGAACGTCGAAACTGCCCTGGCCGATGTGGTCGAGATGGATGCGGAGTCCGGTCTTCTGGCGCGCGATATCGCCGCCGTTGACATGCGCCTTGCCGACCGGGTGGTGGTGCGGCTTTCAGACGATGCGATCGCACGCAGAAAGGCCGGTAGCGGCAGTGATGAGAAATTGGTGAAACTGGAGCGAGATACATGA
- the ftsA gene encoding cell division protein FtsA — translation MSRSGSSLYLPRMRPLPGRRAVVMSVLDVGSTKVCCLIAKLTPREDSDILAGRSHSVEVLGYGYQRSRGIKSGVVVDMDAAEQAIRLAVDSAERMAGVTVESLIANVSCGRLQSEIFSAGVPLAGDAVTEADIQRVLSAGSSHSVTEGRAVTHALPISYSLDGNRGMRDPRGMMGQKLGVDMQVVTTEVAPVRNLELCINRGHLHVETMVATPFASGLSTLVDDETELGVACIDMGGGTTTLSVFVEGHMVHLDAIAVGGHHVTTDIARAFATRLQDAERLKTLHGSPLASSSDDRDMLTVPALESDSDLPNQIPRSALTRVIRPRVEEILELVRDRLTASGFAGRVGKQIVLTGGASQLTGLSEVARRVLGRNVRLGRPLGVAGLPEAAKGPAFAAAVGLLIYPQVAQIEQFEHRNRRSGWTGQSGYLARVGQWIRESF, via the coding sequence ATGAGCCGCTCCGGATCCTCCCTTTACCTTCCGCGCATGCGTCCGCTTCCCGGACGCCGCGCCGTTGTCATGTCTGTGCTCGACGTCGGCTCGACCAAAGTGTGCTGCCTGATTGCGAAGCTGACGCCGCGCGAAGATTCCGACATTCTGGCTGGCAGGTCTCATTCCGTCGAAGTTCTGGGCTACGGCTACCAGCGCTCTCGTGGCATCAAGTCCGGCGTCGTGGTCGATATGGATGCCGCCGAACAGGCAATCCGGCTCGCGGTGGATTCAGCTGAGCGCATGGCTGGCGTGACGGTTGAGTCCCTGATCGCCAATGTGAGCTGTGGCCGCCTTCAGAGCGAGATTTTCTCCGCAGGCGTACCGCTTGCCGGCGACGCTGTCACGGAAGCCGACATCCAGCGTGTTCTTTCGGCCGGGTCTTCTCACTCGGTGACCGAAGGCCGGGCGGTGACCCATGCCCTGCCGATTTCCTATTCGCTGGACGGCAATCGCGGCATGCGCGATCCGCGCGGCATGATGGGCCAGAAGCTGGGCGTGGACATGCAGGTGGTGACGACCGAAGTCGCTCCTGTTCGCAACCTCGAGCTCTGCATCAACCGCGGCCACCTCCACGTCGAAACCATGGTTGCAACGCCTTTCGCTAGTGGTCTGTCGACCCTTGTCGATGACGAGACCGAACTCGGCGTTGCCTGTATCGACATGGGCGGTGGAACGACAACACTGTCCGTCTTTGTCGAGGGCCACATGGTGCACCTCGATGCCATCGCCGTTGGCGGACACCATGTCACAACAGATATCGCAAGGGCCTTTGCCACGCGCCTGCAGGACGCAGAGCGACTGAAGACCCTACATGGATCGCCTCTTGCCAGTTCCTCGGATGACCGTGACATGCTCACGGTCCCGGCTCTGGAAAGCGACAGCGATCTGCCAAACCAGATTCCCCGCTCGGCGCTGACACGTGTCATTCGTCCGCGTGTGGAAGAAATCCTCGAACTTGTGCGTGATCGCCTGACTGCCTCCGGCTTTGCCGGCCGGGTTGGCAAGCAGATCGTTCTGACCGGCGGTGCCAGTCAGCTCACGGGTTTGAGTGAAGTTGCGCGCCGGGTCCTGGGGCGTAACGTTCGTCTTGGCCGGCCGCTTGGCGTTGCCGGTCTCCCGGAGGCTGCGAAGGGCCCGGCTTTTGCCGCAGCCGTTGGCCTCCTGATCTACCCGCAAGTTGCCCAGATCGAGCAGTTCGAGCACAGGAACCGCAGATCCGGGTGGACAGGGCAATCTGGCTATCTGGCCCGTGTTGGCCAGTGGATCAGGGAAAGCTTCTGA
- the ftsZ gene encoding cell division protein FtsZ, whose product MTINLKMPDIQELKPRITVFGVGGAGGNAVNNMITAGLQGCDFVVANTDAQALAMNHSERLVQMGVAVTEGLGAGSQPEVGSAAAEEVIDEINDHLSGSHMVFITAGMGGGTGTGAAPVIARAAREQGILTVGVVTKPFQFEGARRMRIADSGIEELQRNVDTLIVIPNQNLFRIANAQTTFADAFAMADQVLYSGVACITDLMVKEGLINLDFADVRSVMRGMGKAMMGTGEASGENRAQQAAEAAIANPLLDESSMKGAKGLLISITGGNDLTLFEVDEAATRIREEVDSDANIILGATFDESLDGIIRVSVVATGIDREAEAEFLGKSEIKQAIAPKPVEMAAPAAATVAAKPRVEDVAARAVASLERELAIPAPVAAQSDPEVEIKPFQPSEELMNEKTPLVNVEEETPAPKMDAEPISKPYIPPVAEQHSPAPRMPRVEDFPPIAQREILSQQAPAAAPAPAQAQATPAATFDGEFDEHDDERRPMGLLRRLASGLGRKDELDDEHEALHHEEPPHMTAPAPVQAARPAPVAAAPAPRPAPRPAAHGAAGQLDTTGRASPKAPTPMDDDQLEIPAFLRRQSN is encoded by the coding sequence ATGACCATCAACCTGAAGATGCCCGACATTCAGGAGCTGAAGCCGCGTATTACGGTTTTCGGCGTCGGCGGAGCGGGCGGCAATGCCGTCAACAACATGATCACTGCAGGCCTCCAGGGGTGCGACTTTGTTGTCGCCAACACGGATGCACAGGCGCTGGCCATGAACCACTCGGAACGTCTCGTCCAGATGGGCGTGGCTGTGACCGAGGGTCTGGGTGCCGGCTCCCAGCCTGAGGTCGGTTCGGCAGCCGCTGAAGAGGTGATCGACGAAATCAACGATCATCTTTCCGGTTCGCACATGGTGTTCATCACCGCCGGTATGGGCGGTGGCACCGGTACAGGCGCAGCCCCGGTTATTGCCCGTGCTGCTCGCGAGCAGGGTATCCTGACCGTTGGTGTTGTCACCAAGCCGTTCCAGTTCGAAGGTGCGCGCCGCATGCGCATCGCGGACAGTGGCATCGAAGAGTTGCAGCGCAACGTCGACACGTTGATCGTGATCCCGAACCAGAACCTGTTCCGTATCGCCAATGCGCAGACGACCTTCGCGGACGCCTTCGCCATGGCCGACCAGGTGCTCTACTCCGGTGTTGCCTGCATCACCGACTTGATGGTCAAGGAAGGTCTCATCAACCTCGACTTTGCTGATGTGCGCTCGGTCATGCGCGGCATGGGCAAGGCGATGATGGGCACCGGAGAAGCCAGCGGCGAGAACCGTGCTCAGCAGGCAGCTGAAGCGGCGATTGCGAACCCGCTGCTCGACGAGTCCTCCATGAAGGGCGCCAAGGGTCTGCTGATCTCCATCACGGGCGGCAACGATCTGACGCTGTTCGAAGTAGATGAGGCTGCGACCCGTATCCGCGAAGAAGTGGATTCAGACGCGAACATCATTCTCGGCGCGACCTTTGACGAGAGCCTTGACGGCATCATCCGCGTTTCCGTCGTGGCGACCGGCATTGACCGGGAGGCCGAAGCGGAATTCCTGGGAAAGTCTGAGATCAAGCAAGCGATCGCGCCCAAGCCGGTCGAGATGGCTGCTCCGGCCGCTGCAACTGTCGCAGCCAAGCCGCGGGTTGAAGATGTTGCAGCACGTGCGGTTGCCAGCCTTGAACGCGAACTTGCGATTCCTGCGCCGGTTGCAGCTCAGAGCGATCCGGAAGTCGAGATCAAGCCGTTTCAGCCTTCTGAAGAGCTGATGAACGAGAAGACACCTCTGGTGAATGTCGAGGAAGAGACGCCGGCACCTAAAATGGATGCCGAGCCGATCAGCAAGCCTTACATTCCACCGGTGGCCGAGCAGCACAGCCCGGCTCCGCGGATGCCTCGGGTCGAGGATTTCCCGCCGATTGCTCAGCGTGAGATCCTGTCCCAGCAGGCGCCTGCCGCCGCTCCGGCTCCGGCACAAGCTCAGGCAACCCCTGCAGCTACATTCGACGGCGAGTTCGACGAGCATGATGACGAGCGTCGCCCGATGGGCCTGCTGCGTCGCCTTGCCAGCGGCCTCGGCCGAAAGGACGAGCTCGATGATGAGCATGAGGCGCTCCATCATGAAGAGCCGCCGCATATGACGGCTCCGGCTCCAGTTCAGGCTGCGCGCCCGGCACCCGTTGCTGCTGCGCCGGCACCGCGTCCCGCCCCACGGCCCGCCGCTCATGGTGCTGCCGGTCAGTTGGACACAACCGGACGTGCAAGCCCCAAGGCTCCGACGCCAATGGATGACGATCAGCTCGAGATCCCGGCCTTCTTGCGGCGTCAGTCAAACTGA
- the lpxC gene encoding UDP-3-O-acyl-N-acetylglucosamine deacetylase, whose amino-acid sequence MTQHIDRQTTLADQITLTGIGVHSGKPASITLVPADAGTGIVFQRTDVENAREMPALWQNVTQTSLQTVLGDPSDNGMSTVEHLMAALNGLGVDNLLIEIDGPEMPIMDGSSAAFVEAIDQVGLKRLDRGRRYLRVKKTVRVDNGSAWCELQPYNGIHFDITIDFDTPLIGKQQFASDMKPDVFRSDLSRARTFGNVKDVEKLWKMGFALGSSLENSVAISDDKVLNPEGTRWSDEFARHKALDAVGDLSLAGLPILGLYRSYKGGHKMNHAILVKLFEDKDAFEIVEAPAFREAGHAETVGLAAAAFGPDVS is encoded by the coding sequence ATGACACAGCACATCGATCGCCAGACCACCCTTGCAGATCAGATCACTCTGACAGGTATCGGTGTTCATTCCGGCAAACCGGCATCGATCACGCTAGTGCCAGCAGACGCGGGGACCGGTATCGTGTTCCAGCGAACCGACGTGGAAAACGCACGTGAAATGCCGGCGCTCTGGCAAAACGTGACGCAGACGTCTCTTCAGACGGTCCTTGGCGACCCTTCTGACAACGGCATGTCTACGGTTGAGCATCTCATGGCTGCGCTCAATGGTCTTGGCGTCGACAATCTTCTGATCGAGATTGATGGCCCTGAAATGCCGATCATGGACGGCAGCAGCGCAGCCTTCGTGGAAGCGATCGACCAGGTTGGACTGAAGCGTCTGGATCGTGGCCGCCGGTACCTGCGAGTCAAGAAGACGGTTCGCGTCGACAACGGCAGCGCCTGGTGTGAGCTGCAGCCCTACAACGGCATCCATTTCGACATCACAATTGATTTTGACACGCCGCTGATCGGCAAGCAGCAGTTCGCCTCCGACATGAAGCCGGATGTGTTCCGATCGGATCTTTCGCGTGCGCGCACCTTCGGCAACGTCAAGGACGTTGAGAAGCTCTGGAAGATGGGCTTTGCGCTCGGGTCCTCACTTGAGAATTCTGTTGCGATTTCGGACGACAAGGTTCTCAATCCGGAAGGCACCCGCTGGTCGGACGAATTTGCCCGTCACAAGGCGCTCGATGCGGTTGGTGACCTTTCGCTTGCAGGGCTGCCGATTCTTGGCCTCTATCGCTCCTATAAGGGTGGTCACAAAATGAACCACGCGATCCTCGTTAAATTGTTTGAGGACAAGGACGCGTTCGAAATCGTGGAGGCGCCTGCTTTCCGCGAAGCGGGTCATGCCGAAACTGTAGGGCTTGCAGCGGCCGCATTTGGTCCGGACGTTTCCTGA
- a CDS encoding outer membrane protein assembly factor BamD → MNWRQKDEQVALETGQPTIGILKIAALAIPLALAACSSKDDLDDLALNDTPPEVLYNEGLALRAQGKLAPASKKFEELDKLYPYSEYAKKSLVNMAYVNFSRGKYAEAISAARRFLTLYPGNEDAAYALYIIGQSYFRQMPDITRDQETTEKARAAFNELLQRYPDSEYTSDAEAKLRIVQDQLGGKEMQVGRYYLEKRNYIAAINRFKTVVIHYQTTRHVEEALFRLTEGYYALGVVSEAQTAAAVLGHNFPDSQWYKDAYSLLNKGGYEPSEDSGSWISKAFRGINVF, encoded by the coding sequence ATGAATTGGCGCCAAAAGGATGAACAGGTTGCCCTGGAAACAGGCCAGCCGACGATCGGCATCCTGAAGATCGCGGCGCTTGCGATTCCCCTGGCCCTTGCAGCCTGTTCGTCGAAAGACGACCTTGATGATCTGGCGCTGAACGATACGCCGCCGGAAGTTCTCTACAATGAGGGTCTTGCCCTGCGCGCACAGGGAAAGCTGGCACCGGCCAGCAAGAAATTTGAAGAACTCGACAAGCTCTATCCCTATTCCGAGTATGCCAAGAAGTCGCTGGTCAACATGGCCTACGTGAACTTCTCTCGCGGCAAATATGCCGAGGCGATCAGCGCTGCGCGGCGGTTCCTGACGCTCTATCCGGGCAACGAAGACGCAGCCTATGCGCTTTATATCATTGGGCAGAGCTATTTCCGTCAGATGCCGGACATCACCCGGGACCAGGAAACCACGGAGAAGGCCAGGGCTGCCTTCAACGAGCTGCTGCAGCGCTATCCCGATTCGGAATATACCTCTGATGCAGAAGCCAAGCTGCGTATCGTTCAGGATCAGCTGGGCGGCAAGGAAATGCAGGTCGGTCGCTACTACCTGGAAAAACGCAATTACATTGCAGCGATCAACCGCTTCAAGACAGTGGTCATCCACTACCAGACCACACGACACGTCGAAGAAGCGCTGTTTCGCCTGACCGAGGGCTATTACGCGCTTGGTGTTGTGAGCGAAGCGCAGACAGCCGCGGCCGTCCTCGGACACAACTTCCCGGACAGCCAGTGGTACAAGGATGCCTATTCACTGTTGAACAAAGGGGGATATGAGCCCTCAGAAGACAGTGGAAGCTGGATCAGTAAGGCATTCAGGGGTATCAACGTCTTCTGA